One window of Micropterus dolomieu isolate WLL.071019.BEF.003 ecotype Adirondacks linkage group LG13, ASM2129224v1, whole genome shotgun sequence genomic DNA carries:
- the erbin gene encoding erbin isoform X3 — protein MSKRSLFVRLVPCRCLRGEEEAVTSLDYSHCSLETVPKEIFGFEKTLQELYLDANQIEELPKQLFNCQLLHRLSMPDNDLTVLPAAIANLINLRELDVSKNSIQEFPENIKNCKVLAIVEASVNPISKLPEGFTQLLSLTQLYLNDAFLEFLPASFGRLTKLQILELRENQLKMLPKSMHKLTQLERLDLGSNEFTEVPEVLEQLAGIKELWIDGNRLTFLPGMLGTLKQLVYLDVSKNNLEMVDEQICGCESLQDLLLSNNALTQLPGSIGSLKKLTALKVDENQLMYLPDSIGGLTSLDELDCSFNEIEALPSFIGQCVSIRTFAADHNFLTQLPPEMGNWKNATVLFLHSNKLESLPEEMGEMQKLKVINLSNNKLKNLPYSFTKLNQMTAMWLSENQSKPLIPLQKEEDPETHKTVLTNYMFPQQIRTEDYIPNSDSESFNPALWEEQRKHRAQVAFECDEDKDERETPPREGNLKRYPTPYPDELKNMVKTAQSVAHRLKEDESGDESGKDAKPIERNHIGVQDVGVKVIDAPCPNGMASDVDPQVSTITYPSAPESKDTSESYSSQKVPLKSSGGSMMNHEDTLEDSDELFDEEEEMKIAEMRPPLIEISINQPKVVTLSKDKKDDADSLLDDTVANSNQNNSNCSSPSRMSDSVSLTTDSSQDNSLCTPEREAKMPFLPKSRQEDENMNQPKDTTPLLHNGNGSETSLQALLKTQQTPPEKMGDYDLSMEARLAFIEKGINNGMGETYTKWDQINMNVSKLPTDNMVQMDDVDKTRNGSVTQEDFDSKQGFSNDNMEHFLNGNQQVSECINSLGDKSHAMRVETSAVHVASTGVTASSDMSLSRSTEELSPEKRCHPPQVMKSHSVSNIETEDMKLYSFDGDSDTTGMTRVAGAGPGPGAQGQSIVRSKSASQLLNDQTLQVYPCSSASSSDLLSSSKPPASTSRYPVSSSMAMGIPPPQYNIQYTSSAIPKEGLWAQRTPMPLEHQGYLPPPPHSLANTNYSNRNQAPPYPLQPQQRGPPMGPKPSGDMWVKERLYSTGSQSRSSTLQRQSSTTSTASMSDPRRMQVPDGEYMTYRDIHTLARGPLAMSQAMQRPLSARTYSIDVPGSSRPLSAKPQPHELPERTMSVSDFNYQHSSPSKRPNTRVKSEHSLLDGPGQLSGGAGRVPTDWRDQVMRHIEAKKMEKDDVFSPQGQQSYTLDHRKVPLMNGQMGPSVRPQMSQAPMARHPSREQLIDYLMLKVSHQPQGPPRIPHDTLQEIRVKVEKNPELGFSISGGVGGRGNPFRPDDNGIFVTRVQPEGPASKILQPGDKIIQVNGYSFVNIDHGNAVALLKTFPNTVDLTIIREMQA, from the exons ATGTCCAAGCGTAGCTTATTTGTTCGTCTGGTGCCGTGCCGCTGCTTGCGGGGTGAGGAGGAGGCCGTAACATCGCTGGACTACTCCCACTGCAGCTTGGAGACTGTTCCTAAGGAGATCTTTGGCTTTGAGAAGACCCTGCAGGAACTCTACCTCGATGCCAACCAGATTGAGGAGCTGCCTAAA CAACTGTTTAACTGCCAGTTACTCCACCGACTGAGCATGCCAGATAATGACCTAACGGTGCTGCCAGCAGCAATCGCAAATCTCATCAATCTCAGGGAGCTTGATGTCAGCAAAAACA GTATCCAGGAGTTTCCAGAAAACATCAAGAATTGCAAAGTCCTGGCTATTGTCGAAGCCAGTGTGAATCCCATATCCAA GCTCCCAGAAGGCTTCACCCAGCTTCTGAGTCTGACGCAGCTCTACCTGAATGATGCTTTTCTGGAGTTTTTACCAGCCAGCTTTGGCAG GTTGACTAAACTACAGATCTTGGAGCTCAGGGAGAACCAGTTAAAGATGTTGCCAAA AAGCATGCACAAGCTCACACAGCTGGAGAGGTTGGACCTGGGGAGTAATGAGTTCACTGAAGTG CCTGAAGTGTTGGAGCAGCTGGCTGGAATCAAGGAGCTGTGGATTGATGGGAACAGACTGACATTTTTACCTGGG ATGCTTGGGACACTAAAACAGCTGGTATACCTGGATGTGTCGAAGAACAACCTGGAGATGGTAGATGAACAAATCTGTGGCTGTGAGAGTCTGCAAGACCTACTGCTTTCCAACAATGCCCTCACACAGCTGCCAGGCTCCATTG GCTCTCTGAAGAAACTGACTGCACTGAAAGTGGATGAGAACCAGCTGATGTACTTGCCAGACTCAATTGGAGG GCTGACATCTCTGGATGAGCTGGACTGCAGTTTCAATGAGATCGAAGCCTTGCCCTCTTTCATCGGCCAGTGCGTCAGCATCCGCACCTTTGCTGCAGATCACAACTTCCTTACCCAGCTTCCCCCTGAG ATGGGCAACTGGAAGAATGCAACTGTGCTGTTCCTTCATTCCAACAAGCTGGAGTCCTTGCCTGAGGAAATGGGTGAGATGCAGAAGCTCAAGGTCATCAACCTCAGCAACAACAA GTTAAAGAATCTTCCCTACAGTTTCACTAAACTGAACCAGATGACTGCAATGTGGCTGTCTGAAAATCAG TCAAAGCCCCTGATTCCTCTCCAGAAGGAGGAGGATccagagacacacaaaactgtGCTGACCAACTACATGTTTCCCCAGCAAATCAGGACTGAGGACT ACATTCCCAACTCTGACTCTGAGAGCTTCAATCCAGCACTCTGGGAGGAACAACGCAAGCACCGAGCTCAGGTGGCCTTTGAGTGTGACGAGGACAAGGACGAGAGAGAAACACCCCCAAGG GAAGGAAACCTGAAGCGCTACCCTACGCCATACCCAGACGAGCTGAAGAACATGGTGAAGACAGCCCAGTCTGTGGCTCACAGACTGAAGGAGGATGAGTCGGGTGATGAGTCGGGAAAAGATGCAAAACCAATTGAGAGGAATCACATTGGAGTGCAGGATGTGGGAGTTAAG GTGATAGATGCTCCCTGTCCTAACGGCATGGCATCAGACGTGGACCCCCAAGTATCTACCATCACATATCCTTCTGCACCTGAATCAAAAGACACGTCGGAGTCTTACAGCTCTCAGAAAGTCCCACTCAAATCTTCAGGGGGCTCTATGATGAACCATGAGGACACACTGGAG GATTCTGATGAGCTGTttgatgaagaagaggagatgaAAATTGCAGAGATGAGACCCCCTCTTATTGAGATTTCCATAAACCAGCCTAAAGTAGTGACTTTAAGTAAGgacaaaaaag ATGACGCTGACTCTTTGCTGGATGACACAGTGGCCAACAGCAACCAGAACAACAGTAACTGTTCATCGCCATCCCGCATGTCTGACTCCGTGTCTCTGaccacagacagcagtcaggACAACTCTCTGTGCACCccagagagagaggcaaagaTGCCCTTCCTACCAAAAAGCCG gCAAGAAGATGAGAATATGAACCAGCCTAAAGACACCACCCCTCTCCTCCATAATGGCAATGGCTCTGAAACGTCCCTTCAGGCCCTTTTGAAAACCCAGCAGACCCCACCAGAGAAAATGGGTGACTACGACCTGTCCATGGAAGCCAGACTGGCCTTCATTGAGAAGGGAATTAACAACGGCATGGGAGAAACCTACACAAAGTGGGACCAGATCAATATGAATGTGTCCAAGTTGCCAACCGACAACATGGTTCAGATGGATGACGTGGACAAAACCAGGAATGGTTCTGTAACCCAGGAGGACTTTGACAGCAAGCAGGGTTTTAGCAACGACAATATGGAGCATTTTCTGAATGGAAACCAGCAGGTCAGTGAATGCATCAATAGTCTCGGGGACAAAAGCCACGCGATGAGGGTGGAGACATCTGCTGTGCATGTGGCCTCGACAGGCGTGACAGCCAGCAGTGACATGTCTCTGTCTCGCAGCACAGAGGAACTGTCTCCAGAGAAAAGGTGCCATCCCCCGCAGGTGATGAAGTCTCACAGTGTAAGCAACATAGAAACAGAAGACATGAAGCTTTACTCTTTTGATGGGGATAGTGACACAACAGGAATGACTAGGGTGGCGGGGGCCGGCCCAGGGCCAGGAGCTCAGGGCCAGAGCATAGTCAGGAGCAAGTCAGCCAGTCAGTTACTCAACGACCAGACTCTCCAGGTCTACCCCTGCTCCTCTGCATCTTCCTCAGACCTGCTATCTTCCTCTAAGCCCCCCGCCAGCACCAGCAGATATCCAGTTTCCTCCAGCATGGCCATGGGCATTCCTCCTCCTCAgtacaatatacagtacacaaGCAGTGCCATACCTAAAGAGGGCCTCTGGGCCCAGAGGACACCCATGCCCCTAGAGCACCAAGGctacctccctcctcctccacactcaCTAGCCAACACCAACTACTCCAACCGTAATCAAGCACCTCCCTACCCTCTACAGCCCCAGCAGAGGGGGCCTCCCATGGGTCCCAAACCGTCTGGGGACATGTGGGTTAAAGAGAGACTTTATTCTACTGGAAGCCAGTCTAGAAGCAGCACTCTGCAGAGGCAAAGCAGCACCACCTCCACCGCCTCCATGAGCGACCCAAGGCGCATGCAGGTGCCTGACGGCGAATACATGACATACAGGGACATTCACACCCTCGCCAGGGGGCCGCTGGCCATGAGCCAGGCCATGCAGAGGCCCCTCTCAGCTCGCACTTACAGCATCGACGTACCTGGATCTTCCAGGCCTCTCAGTGCCAAGCCGCAGCCCCATGAGCTTCCAGAGAGGACCATGTCTGTCAGCGATTTCAACTACCAGCACAGCAGCCCCAGCAAGAGGCCCAACACCAGGGTGAAGTCTGAGCACTCACTGCTTGATGGGCCTGGTCAGTTGTCAGGGGGAGCAGGAAGGGTGCCAACTGACTGGAGAGACCAGGTGATGCGGCACATTGAGGCCAAAAAAATGGAAAAG GATGATGTGTTTAGTCCCCAAGGGCAGCAGAGCTACACCTTGGACCACAGAAAA GTGCCTTTAATGAATGGTCAGATGGGCCCTTCTGTTCGTCCTCAGATGAGCCAGGCGCCAATGGCTCGCCACCCTTCCAGAGAGCAGCTCATTGATTACCTGATGCTCAAagtttcccatcagcctcagggGCCTCCACGCATCCCACATGACACACTGCAAGAG ATCCGTGTGAAAGTGGAGAAGAATCCAGAGCTGGGTTTCAGTATATCAGGAGGAGTGGGAGGCCGGGGAAATCCTTTTCGTCCAGATGACaat GGTATATTTGTGACAAGGGTTCAACCTGAGGGACCAGCATCCAAGATTCTTCAGCCTGGAGATAAAATTATCCAG GTAAATGGATACAGCTTTGTGAATATCGATCACGGGAATGCAGTGGCCCTCCTGAAGACATTTCCAAACACTGTGGATTTGACTATCATAAGAGAAATGCAAGCATAG